The following coding sequences are from one Arvicanthis niloticus isolate mArvNil1 chromosome 14, mArvNil1.pat.X, whole genome shotgun sequence window:
- the Paip2 gene encoding polyadenylate-binding protein-interacting protein 2: MKDPSRSSTSPSIINDDVIINGHSHEEDNPFAEYMWMENEEEFNRQIEEELWEEEFIERCFQEMLEEEEEHEWFIPARDLPQTMDQIQDQFNDLVISDGSSLEDLVVKSNLNPNAKEFVPGVKY; encoded by the exons ATGAAAGATCCAAGTCGCAGCAGTACTAGCCCAAGCATCATCAATGACGATGTGATTATTAACGGTCATTCTCATGAAGAGGATAATCCATTTGCAGAGTACATGTGGATGGAAAATGAAGAGGAATTCAACAGACAA ATAGAAGAGGAGTTGTGGGAAGAAGAATTTATTGAACGCTGTTTCCAAGAAAtgctggaagaggaagaagaacacgAATGGTTTATTCCAGCACGAGATCTCCCGCAAACTATGGACCAAATCCAAGACCAGTTTAATGACCTTGTTATCAGTGATGGCTCTTCTCTGGAAGATCTTGTG GTCAAGAGCAATCTGAATCCCAATGCAAAGGAGTTTGTTCCTGGGGTGAAGTACTGA